A genome region from Nocardia sp. NBC_00565 includes the following:
- a CDS encoding pyruvate, phosphate dikinase → MTIGVEPVERPGAVFGGLGSDRHGSVAELDGACGLSRERIGGKAWSVDHMRALGLPVPPAFALTTEAWAEFGASGVLGAQIWAGVQAGIAALERGTGRRFGAGQRPLLVSVRSGAAVSMPGMMDTVLNLGINDAVERALTDETRNPGYARDTRRRFVTQYREIVLGDPNGVVPEDPWQQLRGAITAVFRSWDSARAKTYRRSRGVSDALGTAVTVQAMVFGNLDAHSGTGVLFSRNPNTGEGPVFGEWLIGGQGEDVVSGRTTPRPLDDLAATQPAVHRELLAAAELLERDGRDIQDIEFTVESGRLWLLQSRPAKRSARAAVRAAVAMVDEGLIDANEALRRVSVDQLRTVLRPASGDNTGLSPLAHGESACPGLASGVVVTDPDVAETRSAAGEHVILVRPTTSPDDLHGMIAARAIITELGGATSHAALVSRELGRPCVVGCGPGVVEALAGSVVTVDGGAGTVWPGQLTGKAVEAAVIEDIDRLAEWARIDAAGLPEFLAERDRTEAPAAATHSDADVSRPLVAATHPSDIDGHNPIEQVPDLAILRLIGIKGRVQPDAVAASLDIAATEAASRSADFVTRGLCAGTPLGVRLTPHGREQLTQLLAHERADVDRSGIAAAYDEFCEFNAELKELITAWQMKDASTVNDHSDNAYDTAVLARLTTLHHHVAPLVERIGAIAPRLAPYTDRLARAVERMNGGDHTWVARPIMDSYHTVWFELHEDLIGLCGLSRADEAAAGRAH, encoded by the coding sequence ATGACGATCGGAGTGGAGCCGGTGGAGCGACCGGGTGCCGTCTTCGGGGGCCTCGGTTCTGATCGGCATGGGTCCGTCGCCGAACTCGATGGGGCGTGCGGACTTTCGCGGGAGCGGATCGGCGGTAAGGCGTGGAGTGTCGATCACATGCGGGCGCTGGGACTTCCGGTGCCGCCGGCGTTCGCGCTGACCACCGAGGCCTGGGCCGAGTTCGGTGCCAGCGGAGTACTCGGGGCGCAGATCTGGGCCGGGGTGCAGGCGGGTATCGCGGCACTGGAGCGTGGGACGGGGCGGCGGTTCGGGGCGGGGCAGCGGCCGCTGCTGGTGTCGGTGCGCTCCGGGGCCGCGGTGAGCATGCCGGGGATGATGGATACCGTCCTGAATTTGGGGATCAACGATGCGGTCGAGCGGGCATTGACCGATGAGACCCGAAATCCGGGGTATGCCCGCGATACTCGGCGCAGATTCGTCACCCAATACCGCGAGATCGTGCTCGGCGATCCGAATGGCGTTGTGCCCGAGGATCCGTGGCAGCAGTTGCGCGGCGCCATCACCGCGGTATTCCGGTCGTGGGATTCCGCGCGCGCCAAGACCTATCGGCGCAGCAGAGGAGTCTCCGATGCGCTCGGTACGGCGGTGACGGTGCAGGCCATGGTGTTCGGCAATCTGGACGCGCACTCCGGGACAGGCGTGCTGTTCAGCCGAAACCCGAATACCGGTGAAGGTCCGGTCTTCGGCGAGTGGTTGATCGGTGGGCAGGGCGAAGATGTCGTCTCCGGGCGCACCACCCCGCGACCGCTGGACGACCTCGCGGCGACGCAGCCCGCCGTGCACCGGGAATTGCTAGCCGCCGCCGAACTGCTCGAGCGCGACGGCCGCGATATTCAGGACATCGAGTTCACGGTCGAGTCCGGCCGGTTGTGGTTGTTGCAGTCGCGGCCGGCGAAACGCTCGGCGCGCGCGGCGGTTCGCGCTGCCGTCGCGATGGTCGACGAGGGCCTCATCGATGCGAACGAGGCATTGCGCCGGGTCAGCGTCGACCAACTGCGGACGGTCCTGCGCCCCGCCTCCGGCGACAACACCGGACTGAGCCCGCTCGCCCACGGCGAATCCGCCTGTCCCGGCCTCGCCTCCGGTGTCGTGGTCACCGATCCGGATGTGGCCGAAACCCGTTCCGCCGCAGGCGAGCACGTGATCTTGGTGCGCCCGACCACCAGCCCGGACGATCTGCACGGCATGATCGCGGCCCGGGCCATCATCACCGAACTCGGCGGCGCCACTTCGCATGCCGCGCTGGTGAGCCGCGAATTGGGCCGCCCGTGCGTAGTCGGCTGCGGCCCAGGGGTGGTCGAGGCGCTGGCCGGTAGCGTCGTCACCGTCGACGGCGGCGCCGGCACCGTCTGGCCGGGACAGCTGACCGGAAAGGCGGTGGAGGCCGCGGTAATCGAGGATATCGATCGCCTCGCCGAGTGGGCGCGGATCGACGCCGCCGGACTACCCGAGTTCCTCGCCGAGCGCGATCGAACCGAAGCCCCGGCAGCAGCAACACATTCCGATGCCGACGTGTCACGACCACTGGTAGCAGCGACACACCCATCAGATATCGACGGCCACAATCCCATCGAGCAGGTGCCCGACCTCGCGATACTCCGCCTGATCGGCATCAAGGGCCGGGTACAACCGGATGCCGTCGCCGCGAGCCTCGATATCGCCGCGACCGAAGCCGCCTCCCGCAGTGCCGATTTCGTGACGCGCGGGCTGTGCGCCGGCACACCGCTCGGCGTACGCCTCACACCGCACGGCCGCGAACAACTCACCCAATTGCTGGCACACGAGCGCGCCGATGTCGACCGAAGCGGCATCGCGGCGGCCTACGATGAATTCTGCGAGTTCAATGCCGAGCTGAAGGAACTCATCACGGCCTGGCAGATGAAGGATGCGAGCACGGTGAACGATCACTCCGACAACGCCTACGACACCGCCGTTTTGGCGCGACTCACCACGCTGCACCACCACGTCGCACCGCTGGTCGAACGCATAGGCGCCATAGCGCCCCGCCTCGCGCCCTACACCGACCGCCTGGCCCGCGCCGTCGAGCGGATGAACGGCGGCGACCACACCTGGGTGGCCCGGCCGATCATGGACAGCTATCACACGGTGTGGTTCGAATTGCACGAAGACCTCATCGGTCTGTGCGGCCTGAGCCGCGCCGACGAGGCCGCCGCGGGCCGAGCCCACTAG
- a CDS encoding maleylpyruvate isomerase family mycothiol-dependent enzyme has protein sequence MDRDVQWRVIEQQRRAVADVLAGLEPWEWEVPSLCAGWRIRDVAAHIALAPQPPGPVAMVREGMRARGRFHRMNHDVAVRYAEAGHDLVDEIRAHAGSRKLPVVTSYRNILFDIMVHGQDIAIPTGRQIELPVKAAATAATRVWTMGWAFWAKQRLRGLRLVATDVDWAVGAGGEVRGRIADLLLLATGRSVVLPRLTGAGVGELWTRLSYRNLV, from the coding sequence GTGGACCGGGATGTGCAGTGGCGGGTTATCGAGCAGCAGCGACGGGCAGTCGCGGACGTGCTGGCAGGGCTCGAGCCGTGGGAGTGGGAGGTGCCGTCGCTCTGTGCCGGATGGCGGATTCGGGATGTGGCCGCGCATATCGCGTTGGCGCCGCAGCCGCCCGGTCCGGTGGCGATGGTTCGGGAGGGGATGCGGGCGCGCGGGCGGTTTCATCGCATGAACCACGACGTCGCCGTGCGCTATGCCGAGGCGGGACATGATCTCGTCGATGAGATCCGGGCGCATGCGGGCTCGCGGAAGCTGCCGGTGGTCACCAGCTATCGCAACATTCTGTTCGACATCATGGTGCACGGCCAGGACATCGCGATTCCGACTGGCAGGCAGATCGAGCTTCCGGTGAAGGCCGCGGCGACGGCGGCCACCCGAGTGTGGACGATGGGCTGGGCGTTCTGGGCCAAGCAGCGGCTCAGGGGACTTCGGCTGGTCGCCACCGACGTCGACTGGGCGGTCGGAGCCGGCGGCGAGGTGCGCGGGCGCATCGCCGACCTGCTGCTACTGGCGACGGGACGCTCAGTTGTGCTGCCGCGCTTGACCGGTGCCGGCGTCGGCGAGCTGTGGACCCGGTTGTCGTATCGAAACCTGGTCTGA
- a CDS encoding SDR family NAD(P)-dependent oxidoreductase, whose amino-acid sequence MKNFEDKVVVITGAGAGIGRALALELACHGARLALSGRNLANVSETAALCEQEGAKARAYRLDVTDRAAVYAHADEVRSDFGPANLVVNNAGVSLTATVEELSWDDFEWIVGINFWGVMYGTKAFLPQVIASGAGHIANVSSMFGLAACPSQSAYNATKFGIRGFTDALRQEMRIAGHPVGVSSVHPGMIKTDIAWKARAGGDRDRDALAANFDRLAKTTPESAAKTILRGIRKDKAKILIGADARVIDLLPRIFGSGYQKIITAQMKNEV is encoded by the coding sequence GTGAAGAACTTTGAGGACAAGGTCGTCGTCATCACCGGCGCGGGCGCCGGCATCGGCCGGGCCCTGGCGCTGGAGTTGGCGTGCCACGGCGCGAGATTGGCGTTGTCCGGGCGAAACCTGGCCAATGTCAGCGAAACCGCCGCGCTGTGCGAGCAGGAGGGGGCCAAGGCTCGCGCCTACCGGCTCGATGTCACCGATCGCGCGGCCGTCTACGCGCACGCCGACGAGGTCCGATCCGACTTCGGCCCGGCCAATCTCGTGGTCAACAACGCGGGTGTCTCGCTGACCGCCACGGTCGAGGAGCTGAGCTGGGACGATTTCGAATGGATCGTCGGCATCAACTTCTGGGGCGTCATGTATGGCACGAAAGCCTTTCTGCCGCAGGTCATCGCCTCCGGTGCCGGGCATATCGCCAATGTCTCCAGCATGTTCGGGCTCGCCGCCTGCCCCAGCCAGAGTGCCTACAACGCAACCAAATTCGGTATTCGCGGCTTCACCGACGCGCTGCGCCAGGAGATGCGGATCGCGGGCCATCCCGTCGGCGTCAGCAGCGTTCATCCCGGCATGATCAAAACCGATATCGCCTGGAAGGCCCGCGCGGGCGGCGACCGCGACCGCGACGCCCTGGCCGCCAATTTCGACAGGCTCGCGAAGACCACGCCCGAATCCGCCGCCAAGACCATCCTGCGCGGCATCCGAAAAGACAAGGCCAAGATCCTCATCGGCGCCGACGCCCGCGTCATCGATTTGCTGCCACGAATCTTCGGCTCCGGCTACCAGAAGATCATCACCGCACAAATGAAGAACGAGGTATAA
- a CDS encoding glucose 1-dehydrogenase — MDRVKGKTVIVSGGARGMGAAFARRLVAEGAAVVVADVLIDEGKAVAAELGDDAVFLPHDVTDESSWETVVAEAERIFGPVSGLVNNAGIVHVDPIEQLAEADYRRVIDVNQVGVFLGMKTVVPSMRRAGGGSIVNISSIGGIIAFSNILGYVASKWAVRGMTKAAAQEFGADGIRVNSVHPGVVATEMTADSDRSHSMVHDQPLPRAAAPGELAGLVLFLISDEASFCTGSEFVADGGYTTK, encoded by the coding sequence GTGGACAGAGTCAAGGGCAAAACCGTGATCGTATCCGGCGGTGCGCGCGGAATGGGCGCGGCGTTCGCCCGTCGCCTGGTCGCCGAGGGCGCGGCGGTGGTCGTGGCGGATGTGCTCATCGACGAGGGCAAGGCGGTTGCCGCCGAACTCGGCGACGATGCGGTGTTCCTCCCCCACGACGTCACCGACGAATCATCGTGGGAGACAGTGGTCGCCGAGGCCGAGCGGATTTTCGGTCCGGTCTCCGGACTGGTCAACAACGCGGGCATCGTGCACGTCGACCCGATCGAGCAGCTCGCCGAAGCGGACTACCGACGGGTGATCGATGTGAACCAGGTCGGGGTGTTCCTCGGCATGAAAACCGTTGTGCCGTCGATGCGCCGGGCGGGCGGCGGCTCGATCGTCAATATCTCCTCGATCGGCGGCATCATCGCCTTCAGCAATATCCTCGGCTACGTCGCGTCCAAATGGGCGGTGCGCGGGATGACCAAGGCCGCCGCCCAGGAGTTCGGCGCCGACGGAATCCGGGTCAACTCGGTACATCCCGGCGTCGTCGCCACCGAGATGACCGCCGACTCCGACCGCTCCCACTCGATGGTGCACGACCAGCCGCTCCCCCGCGCCGCCGCACCGGGCGAGCTGGCCGGGCTCGTGCTGTTCCTCATCTCCGACGAGGCCAGTTTCTGCACCGGCTCCGAATTCGTCGCCGACGGCGGCTACACCACCAAATAA
- a CDS encoding LLM class flavin-dependent oxidoreductase, with the protein MKFSMIFEAQMTNPSADHERQVLRDCVEQAVLAEEMGFDTVWAVEHHGLKWYAHMSAPEIFLTWVAARTERIRIGHGVVCMPFNFNHPVRAAERAAMLDVLSNGRVNLGAGRGATPQETSMCGVDPARTYQEVEESLRIIGKAWQDPEGEFEWHGELLDIDPHPMLPRPVQLPHPPLFMACTKKDTLKLAADYGIGALVLGFAGVEEIAELRRTYDAAIAERTGEKFVSTVVNDHFAALCPTIVLDDRDKAQQIGARGQRFFAQSIKHWYGAGPVPDEAVDPTVDEVAKIRAAADEHVAYLHEAKIPVQAGATSVFHAEHAYGSPEDAIAYVERLQAAGADEILCLIQMGTVPQEACLETIRHWGEKVIPHFRNS; encoded by the coding sequence ATGAAGTTCTCGATGATCTTCGAGGCGCAGATGACCAACCCGTCGGCCGATCACGAACGGCAGGTGTTGCGCGACTGTGTCGAGCAGGCGGTGCTGGCCGAGGAGATGGGTTTCGACACCGTCTGGGCGGTCGAGCATCACGGCTTGAAGTGGTACGCGCATATGAGCGCCCCGGAGATCTTCCTGACCTGGGTGGCCGCGCGCACCGAGCGGATCCGCATCGGCCACGGCGTGGTCTGCATGCCGTTCAACTTCAACCATCCGGTGCGCGCGGCCGAACGCGCGGCCATGCTCGACGTGCTCTCCAACGGCCGGGTGAACCTCGGCGCCGGCCGCGGCGCGACCCCGCAGGAAACCTCCATGTGCGGCGTCGACCCCGCGCGCACCTACCAGGAGGTCGAGGAGTCGCTGCGGATCATCGGCAAGGCCTGGCAGGATCCGGAGGGCGAATTCGAGTGGCACGGTGAGCTACTCGATATCGATCCGCATCCGATGCTGCCGCGCCCGGTGCAGCTACCGCACCCACCGCTGTTCATGGCGTGCACCAAGAAGGACACCCTCAAACTTGCTGCCGACTATGGAATCGGCGCGCTGGTACTGGGTTTCGCGGGCGTCGAGGAGATCGCCGAACTGCGCCGCACCTACGACGCGGCCATTGCCGAGCGCACCGGGGAAAAGTTCGTCTCCACCGTGGTCAACGACCACTTCGCGGCGCTGTGCCCGACGATCGTGCTCGACGACCGGGATAAGGCCCAGCAGATCGGCGCACGCGGACAGCGCTTCTTCGCCCAGTCCATCAAGCACTGGTACGGTGCCGGCCCGGTCCCGGACGAGGCCGTCGATCCGACCGTCGACGAGGTAGCCAAGATTCGCGCGGCCGCCGACGAGCATGTCGCCTACCTGCACGAGGCGAAGATCCCGGTACAGGCCGGAGCCACTTCGGTTTTCCATGCCGAGCACGCCTACGGCAGTCCGGAGGACGCCATCGCCTACGTCGAGCGGCTGCAGGCGGCGGGCGCCGACGAGATTCTGTGCCTGATCCAGATGGGCACGGTCCCACAGGAGGCGTGCCTGGAGACCATTCGGCACTGGGGCGAGAAGGTCATCCCGCATTTCCGCAACAGCTAG
- a CDS encoding glucose 1-dehydrogenase → MIDLTGKVALITGAARGQGAEEARLFAAAGASVVLTDVLETEGKAVAESIGAAARFVRHDVSSADDWTAAVQTAVSEFGKLDVLVNNAAIYTAKALTDTTVEELERILRINLVGSFIGMRSVVAPMVAAGGGSIVNISSQAGLQGLMGHSAYGASKWALRGLTKTAALEFGPAGIRVNSVHPGPIATPMIGHLGLTTGPGSFPALPLGRVGLPSEVADLVAFLASDASAFITGAELAIDGGLSAGQFVPPGSLPPVGAAGEA, encoded by the coding sequence ATGATTGATCTGACCGGCAAGGTCGCGCTGATCACCGGTGCCGCCCGGGGCCAGGGTGCCGAGGAAGCTCGGCTGTTCGCCGCGGCGGGCGCGAGCGTGGTGCTCACCGATGTGCTCGAAACCGAGGGCAAGGCTGTCGCCGAATCCATCGGTGCCGCCGCGCGTTTCGTACGTCATGATGTGAGCAGCGCCGACGACTGGACCGCCGCGGTGCAGACTGCGGTGAGCGAATTCGGCAAGCTCGATGTCCTGGTGAACAACGCGGCGATCTACACCGCGAAAGCGCTCACCGATACCACCGTTGAAGAGCTGGAACGCATTCTGCGGATCAATCTGGTCGGCTCGTTCATCGGCATGCGTTCGGTTGTTGCCCCGATGGTGGCGGCAGGCGGCGGCTCGATCGTCAACATCTCGTCACAGGCCGGATTGCAAGGGCTGATGGGGCATTCGGCTTATGGTGCCTCGAAGTGGGCATTGCGAGGGCTGACCAAGACGGCGGCGCTGGAGTTCGGTCCCGCTGGGATCCGGGTCAATTCGGTGCATCCCGGTCCCATCGCCACCCCGATGATCGGCCATCTCGGACTCACCACCGGACCGGGCAGCTTCCCCGCGCTGCCGCTGGGGCGGGTCGGCCTGCCGTCCGAGGTGGCGGATCTGGTGGCCTTCCTGGCCTCCGACGCGTCGGCGTTCATCACCGGTGCGGAGTTGGCCATCGACGGCGGATTGTCCGCGGGACAGTTCGTTCCGCCGGGCTCGCTGCCGCCGGTCGGCGCCGCGGGCGAGGCATGA